A stretch of Paucidesulfovibrio gracilis DSM 16080 DNA encodes these proteins:
- a CDS encoding DegT/DnrJ/EryC1/StrS family aminotransferase, whose product MNIPLVDLGAQYERIQHEMEPALAAVLQRSQFIGGEPVACFEKQFAAYCSAAYCVGVGNGTDALFLTLKALGIGAGHEVVVPATSFVATAEAVSMAGARPVFADVHPETYTLDPRAVEPCITPRTRALLPVHLYGCPADMDALAEIARRHGLHLIQDAAQAHGAAVNGNPIANYGTCCYSFYPGKNLGAYGDAGAVVTNDEALAVMVRKWANHGRIAKYDHEFPAVNSRLDGLQAAVLSVKLRHLESWTRAREQAAQHYDHLLANIPAIRRPLVPSGRRHVFHLYALQCEKRDGLRQFLSDRGVRTGIHYPTALPFLPAYADSGHAPGDFPVAFQLQNTTLSLPMFPELTQAQQQYIAESITLWPDQ is encoded by the coding sequence ATGAATATCCCATTGGTTGATTTGGGCGCCCAATACGAGCGCATTCAGCACGAAATGGAACCTGCCCTTGCAGCCGTTCTCCAGCGGTCCCAATTTATCGGCGGCGAGCCGGTCGCCTGTTTTGAGAAGCAGTTTGCAGCGTATTGCAGCGCCGCGTACTGCGTGGGCGTCGGCAACGGCACGGACGCCTTGTTCCTGACGCTCAAGGCCTTGGGCATTGGCGCTGGCCACGAGGTTGTGGTTCCGGCCACGAGTTTCGTAGCCACGGCCGAGGCCGTGTCCATGGCCGGAGCACGGCCGGTTTTTGCGGATGTTCATCCCGAGACCTACACGCTTGATCCGCGGGCCGTGGAACCCTGCATCACCCCGAGGACCAGGGCGCTGCTGCCGGTGCACCTCTATGGCTGTCCGGCCGACATGGACGCCCTGGCGGAAATCGCCCGGCGCCATGGACTCCACCTGATTCAGGACGCGGCCCAGGCGCATGGGGCCGCTGTAAACGGTAACCCCATCGCGAACTACGGAACCTGTTGCTATAGTTTTTATCCGGGAAAGAACTTGGGAGCGTATGGCGACGCAGGCGCGGTCGTCACCAACGACGAAGCCTTGGCCGTGATGGTGCGGAAGTGGGCCAATCACGGGCGGATCGCCAAATATGATCATGAATTTCCGGCCGTCAATTCCAGGTTGGACGGCCTTCAGGCCGCTGTTCTTTCGGTAAAGTTGCGGCATCTGGAATCATGGACCAGGGCGCGGGAGCAGGCGGCGCAGCACTACGATCATCTGCTCGCAAACATACCGGCCATTCGCCGCCCCTTGGTGCCTTCGGGGAGGCGGCATGTGTTTCACCTCTACGCCCTCCAGTGCGAAAAGCGCGATGGCCTGCGTCAATTTTTGTCCGACCGGGGCGTGCGGACCGGCATTCACTACCCCACAGCCTTGCCTTTTCTCCCGGCCTATGCGGATTCGGGCCATGCACCTGGGGATTTTCCCGTGGCGTTTCAGTTGCAGAATACGACGTTGTCGCTCCCGATGTTTCCTGAACTGACGCAAGCGCAACAACAGTACATTGCGGAAAGCATAACCCTTTGGCCGGACCAATAA
- a CDS encoding glycosyltransferase: MKVLSITPDIDSGGAAKSLFLLARQVVAEGHEMHIISIAKPSRTKRKVEELAAMGVTVDYFDIPYFPLKLYVCPIPFVRNAKRTVRSLPVYRQLAARVRELGPDIIHYNSYTTLLIAQWLKGYPAVLHAREVMVEPTRSMPLVRHMVRRRIDEIVAIAPEEGEQAERVFGIPVTTVFNWPEKPQQLLPMPEDGPLVYAVFSHVTPVKGHLECVKACALVADELRQANVRIRLFGGRVPIHEGYYQSCVRFIHEHGLDDIVSFPGFVDNPEEEMRRIHLLIRPDTTGHSWGRDIIECMSLGRPVLAMGARDVMVKNGLTGTLVPIGDVAALAKGMVELADLNTLQKLGRNAYRFATEHFDRVDNPQRIIRRMESLVERRAQGKGRG, translated from the coding sequence ATGAAAGTTCTTTCCATAACTCCCGACATCGACAGCGGCGGGGCCGCGAAAAGTCTTTTTCTTCTGGCGCGCCAGGTCGTGGCGGAAGGGCACGAAATGCACATCATCAGCATTGCCAAGCCCTCAAGAACGAAACGCAAGGTCGAGGAACTCGCGGCCATGGGCGTTACCGTGGACTATTTCGACATTCCCTATTTTCCCCTGAAGCTTTACGTCTGCCCCATCCCCTTTGTTCGCAACGCCAAACGGACCGTGCGGTCCCTTCCCGTCTACCGGCAGCTTGCGGCAAGGGTGCGCGAACTGGGTCCGGATATCATTCATTACAACAGTTATACCACGCTGTTGATCGCCCAATGGCTGAAGGGGTATCCCGCCGTGCTGCACGCCCGGGAGGTTATGGTGGAGCCGACTCGGTCCATGCCGCTGGTGCGGCATATGGTACGGCGCAGGATTGACGAGATCGTCGCCATTGCCCCGGAAGAGGGGGAACAGGCGGAACGCGTTTTTGGCATCCCCGTCACCACGGTGTTCAACTGGCCGGAGAAGCCGCAGCAGCTGCTGCCCATGCCCGAAGACGGGCCGTTGGTGTATGCTGTTTTTTCTCATGTCACGCCCGTCAAAGGACATCTGGAATGCGTCAAGGCCTGCGCCCTGGTTGCGGACGAGCTTCGGCAGGCAAATGTTCGGATCCGTCTTTTCGGCGGTCGGGTGCCGATTCACGAGGGCTATTATCAGTCCTGCGTGCGCTTCATTCATGAGCACGGCCTGGATGACATTGTCAGCTTTCCCGGGTTCGTGGACAATCCGGAAGAGGAGATGCGCCGGATTCATCTGCTTATCCGTCCGGACACCACGGGCCACTCCTGGGGGCGCGACATCATCGAATGCATGAGCCTGGGGCGTCCGGTCCTGGCCATGGGAGCACGGGACGTTATGGTCAAGAATGGACTGACCGGAACCCTGGTTCCCATTGGGGACGTTGCGGCGTTGGCAAAGGGCATGGTCGAGCTGGCCGATTTGAACACGTTGCAGAAACTGGGGCGCAATGCCTACCGGTTTGCGACCGAGCATTTCGACCGTGTGGACAATCCGCAACGGATCATCCGGCGAATGGAATCCTTGGTCGAACGGCGTGCGCAAGGAAAAGGCAGAGGATAA
- a CDS encoding glycosyltransferase produces MSPVLVIAFKFPPFAGVGGFRWTKMVKYLARLGREVHVVTVDWDASGPGILPEKYYSPLVHVHRIASGFPHKQLHYRGNDPSCIALREEARTQMMDSGFFDEAGAWGETLIPACRELIARHGIRLAIATGHPFHANEWAAALKAQTPGLKLIQDFRDLISSLMVNTAATQDDCLAMQRRCVEQADAVVAISAGMVRILQQETPSDIYHVIRNGFDPERLEAFRKSPEDRRPTAPLSFCYLGSLGFGRHLVMDSFLQAVARVAARGRRILVTMCGDNHGYIAKKFRNLVDARILRLHPSMPWDRAMRLAMESDFGLNLLSPPMGHYLPTKIYDYVGGRLPCLSIGPEGDTSELLRERDCGVALPQDQTVIARAMDTWCDTLPRFSFKDVDQLGVDRLAAEYNTLINRIVGEPHG; encoded by the coding sequence ATGTCTCCGGTATTGGTCATCGCCTTTAAATTTCCTCCGTTTGCGGGAGTTGGCGGGTTTCGTTGGACTAAGATGGTGAAGTACTTGGCCAGACTCGGCAGAGAGGTCCACGTGGTTACGGTGGACTGGGACGCCTCCGGGCCGGGTATTCTCCCCGAAAAGTATTATTCCCCCCTCGTTCACGTCCACCGGATCGCCTCTGGTTTTCCACACAAACAGTTGCATTACAGGGGGAATGATCCTTCCTGCATCGCCCTGCGTGAGGAAGCTCGTACCCAGATGATGGATTCGGGTTTTTTTGATGAGGCGGGTGCCTGGGGCGAAACCCTGATACCCGCCTGCCGGGAGCTTATAGCCCGCCATGGAATACGGCTTGCTATCGCTACCGGGCATCCTTTTCACGCCAATGAATGGGCCGCTGCGTTAAAAGCGCAAACCCCCGGGTTGAAGCTCATTCAGGATTTTAGGGATCTCATTTCCTCACTCATGGTCAACACCGCTGCCACGCAAGACGATTGTCTGGCAATGCAACGCCGCTGCGTTGAACAAGCTGATGCCGTTGTTGCTATATCCGCAGGCATGGTCCGGATTCTCCAACAGGAAACGCCTTCGGATATATATCACGTCATCCGCAACGGTTTTGACCCGGAACGGCTTGAAGCGTTTCGCAAGTCCCCAGAAGACCGCCGTCCGACAGCTCCCCTTTCATTTTGCTATCTCGGCAGTCTGGGATTCGGCCGGCATTTGGTGATGGATTCGTTTTTGCAAGCCGTTGCGAGAGTGGCTGCTCGGGGCAGACGCATCTTGGTGACCATGTGTGGCGACAATCACGGGTATATCGCCAAGAAATTCAGGAACCTTGTAGATGCGCGGATATTGCGGTTGCACCCCAGCATGCCATGGGACCGAGCCATGCGCCTTGCCATGGAAAGCGATTTCGGTCTGAATTTACTGTCTCCTCCTATGGGGCATTACCTCCCTACCAAGATTTATGACTACGTGGGAGGAAGGCTTCCATGCCTGTCCATCGGTCCGGAGGGAGACACATCGGAGCTTTTGCGGGAGCGGGATTGCGGCGTGGCTTTGCCTCAGGATCAAACCGTGATTGCACGGGCGATGGATACCTGGTGCGACACGCTTCCCCGGTTTTCCTTCAAGGATGTAGATCAACTCGGCGTGGACCGTCTCGCCGCGGAATACAATACGCTCATCAACCGTATTGTCGGAGAACCTCATGGATAA
- a CDS encoding glycosyltransferase family 2 protein, which translates to MDKRSTSERAHGISLLIPTQNAELTVELCIRSFVHYPDEIIVVDNGSTDGTKEIVKELEKEFDHLSFYDCPELPDLHHNRQFALEKSRFNWIARLDSDYVAYTSGDNDIRDLRKLVLAAPRTEPPSTFRIKQFSLTRDCNTVGIERSEKPEGRGKYVQGGWSELGARIIQYFSGMSFARVNKRWEGVPGQETFLSRTLDRAYWMHCDFKRPVDYLLRSERTNWREHGDFDRYPTLREYLRAVLPEKYGTECLKKAALMYMKQEFDPWVRPYDPATMPPYPETVELAAKGQLQLFSGSIVSRILPNQPRSTAHQPTAIREKNDV; encoded by the coding sequence ATGGATAAACGTTCAACTTCAGAGCGGGCACACGGCATTTCCTTGCTCATCCCCACACAAAATGCGGAGTTGACTGTGGAGCTTTGCATTCGCTCCTTTGTTCACTATCCAGATGAAATAATAGTGGTTGATAACGGATCCACAGACGGCACCAAGGAAATTGTCAAGGAACTGGAAAAGGAATTCGATCATCTTTCCTTTTATGATTGCCCGGAGCTGCCGGACTTGCATCACAATCGGCAGTTTGCACTCGAAAAATCGAGGTTTAATTGGATAGCCAGGCTAGACAGCGATTATGTCGCCTACACCTCGGGCGACAATGACATCCGAGATCTTAGGAAATTGGTGCTTGCCGCACCCAGAACCGAACCGCCTTCAACGTTTCGCATCAAGCAGTTTTCTTTGACTCGTGATTGCAACACCGTTGGGATCGAAAGATCCGAGAAGCCGGAAGGGCGAGGGAAATATGTGCAAGGTGGATGGAGTGAGTTGGGGGCAAGGATTATTCAATATTTTTCAGGTATGAGCTTTGCAAGAGTCAATAAACGCTGGGAGGGAGTGCCGGGTCAGGAGACGTTCTTAAGTCGGACCCTGGACCGTGCCTACTGGATGCATTGCGATTTCAAACGGCCTGTCGATTATTTGCTGCGGTCGGAAAGGACCAACTGGCGTGAGCATGGGGATTTTGATCGATATCCGACATTGCGGGAGTACTTACGGGCCGTGTTGCCGGAAAAATATGGCACCGAATGTCTTAAAAAGGCTGCTTTGATGTATATGAAGCAGGAATTTGATCCGTGGGTCCGCCCCTACGACCCGGCGACAATGCCGCCTTATCCCGAAACAGTGGAACTGGCTGCCAAAGGACAATTGCAACTTTTTTCCGGAAGTATTGTCTCAAGAATATTGCCTAACCAGCCACGGTCGACAGCACACCAGCCAACAGCAATTCGGGAAAAGAATGATGTGTGA
- a CDS encoding FkbM family methyltransferase, which produces MCDQPEMATVHGIRLLLNDEYLSPKMRSVLEKGAYEDNEVRILKETLVSDDSYLELGAGIGVTAIIAAQRLDKAPVLYEANPVLCKYLERNSRINGVELEINNGVVAHGKSKDFYIHENFWSSSLLYKEGTVQTVSVAAHTMQSLLMQYQPSYLLCDIEGGEVEAFADADLTCLRTICLEIHNHYVGDYQTTQTIAKIVEQGFAIDFQRSAGKVFLFYRP; this is translated from the coding sequence ATGTGTGATCAACCGGAAATGGCAACGGTACATGGCATTCGGCTGTTGTTGAACGATGAGTACCTTTCGCCCAAGATGCGTTCTGTTCTGGAGAAAGGCGCTTATGAAGATAATGAGGTCCGGATTCTGAAGGAAACGCTTGTTTCCGATGATTCATATCTTGAGCTGGGTGCAGGCATAGGAGTGACCGCCATCATTGCGGCGCAACGCCTGGACAAGGCTCCCGTACTGTATGAAGCAAATCCGGTTTTGTGTAAATATTTGGAGAGGAACAGCCGCATCAATGGGGTAGAGTTGGAGATCAACAACGGAGTTGTTGCACACGGCAAAAGCAAGGATTTTTATATCCACGAAAACTTTTGGTCTTCTTCCTTGTTATACAAGGAAGGCACAGTGCAGACTGTAAGTGTCGCGGCACATACCATGCAGTCCTTGCTCATGCAGTACCAGCCTAGCTACTTACTTTGCGACATTGAAGGCGGCGAGGTCGAGGCTTTTGCCGATGCGGACTTGACTTGTCTGCGGACGATCTGCTTGGAAATTCATAACCATTATGTCGGTGACTACCAGACCACACAAACCATCGCCAAGATCGTGGAACAAGGTTTTGCAATCGATTTCCAACGTTCAGCAGGCAAGGTTTTTCTGTTTTATAGACCGTGA
- a CDS encoding class I SAM-dependent methyltransferase, whose product MRFDDEDWRVTKNMTVPTREVDLQHVEFWKDDRVLSEFHHNNYGRPWVLGKYQFDYLLERGLAPEDKVLDFGCGAGRLAIHLVRYLHSSCYFGIDSNRKSAESFAYEMFLHGLVEKRPRFVLDSSLSCGVFGASFDWIIDFYSMKHMDEKKQYQAFESFSKVLAPKGRVLVVPQPRVDSDRLGKLGFHLSYTRIQECQALALSKKSVNHWHEYEYGE is encoded by the coding sequence ATGCGCTTTGATGATGAAGATTGGCGTGTAACCAAAAATATGACAGTTCCGACTCGTGAAGTTGATCTCCAACATGTTGAATTTTGGAAGGATGATCGAGTCCTCAGCGAGTTTCACCACAACAACTACGGGCGCCCCTGGGTGCTGGGTAAATATCAGTTTGACTACTTGCTGGAGCGTGGTCTTGCTCCAGAAGATAAGGTCTTGGATTTTGGTTGCGGGGCGGGACGGCTTGCCATTCATCTGGTACGGTATCTGCATTCGTCCTGCTATTTCGGAATTGACTCCAATAGGAAATCTGCTGAATCGTTCGCCTATGAGATGTTTTTGCATGGTTTGGTGGAAAAAAGGCCGAGGTTTGTTCTGGACTCAAGCTTGTCCTGCGGGGTGTTTGGTGCATCCTTCGATTGGATAATCGATTTTTACTCCATGAAGCACATGGATGAAAAAAAACAATATCAAGCATTTGAGTCTTTCTCAAAAGTTTTGGCACCCAAGGGGAGAGTGTTGGTCGTTCCGCAGCCGAGGGTGGACAGTGACCGATTGGGAAAACTGGGGTTCCACCTGTCGTATACACGGATCCAGGAGTGCCAAGCCCTTGCCTTGTCAAAAAAGAGTGTGAACCACTGGCACGAATACGAATATGGAGAATGA
- a CDS encoding class I SAM-dependent methyltransferase, with product MDRAEIEREIERLSPWPRLVQLADKLYTIPQQEWNKHSNAISHQHFVTQLLRDVFDDFDITPDEKTLLDYGCNCGWLSMSLRRFGFEHVTGVDVSERWIEQANFLASACKLDRLHFIHGGEEVLDTVPQVDITCCLGVLNHTCSPVLLLEKLREKTKTKLILDCNCLVKENSVEVEEGANDAGTIAAHFRKGRGLVFDYSKQAVRNLLLSAGFETVYERVLPVSLPRKGYYIRRVFFVANCDTKTNSSDALQLDILYNDIGPGSYVQDATFPIEKCIPRKNTMVDTRNVQLSTQPEHLRKAYLDFMKRNPDKRFYIWGTGSLYTSLQEIFPRDRILAFIENDTSKVGHKIEGIPVVTPIEASRMGGEAILVASHAKKKILKQIPYVFQGKVQIP from the coding sequence ATGGACAGAGCAGAGATTGAAAGAGAAATCGAGCGGTTAAGCCCATGGCCCCGGTTAGTCCAGCTTGCCGACAAGTTATATACCATCCCCCAACAGGAATGGAACAAACACAGCAATGCGATAAGTCATCAGCATTTTGTCACCCAGCTGTTGCGAGATGTATTTGATGATTTCGATATCACGCCGGACGAGAAGACTCTCCTTGATTATGGCTGCAATTGTGGATGGCTTTCGATGAGCCTGCGACGGTTTGGATTTGAGCATGTTACCGGGGTTGACGTTTCTGAGCGTTGGATTGAGCAGGCAAACTTTCTTGCCTCTGCCTGTAAATTGGATAGATTACACTTTATTCACGGTGGTGAGGAGGTTCTCGATACAGTACCTCAGGTTGATATTACCTGTTGCCTAGGGGTGTTGAATCATACTTGCTCTCCAGTGTTATTGCTTGAAAAATTACGGGAAAAAACAAAAACAAAGTTGATTTTGGATTGTAACTGTCTTGTAAAGGAGAATTCTGTCGAAGTGGAAGAAGGTGCCAACGATGCGGGGACCATCGCAGCACATTTTCGCAAAGGCAGGGGGCTTGTTTTTGACTACTCCAAGCAGGCTGTACGCAATTTGCTTTTGTCGGCCGGGTTTGAAACAGTCTATGAAAGGGTGTTACCGGTGTCACTGCCCAGAAAAGGTTATTATATCAGAAGAGTGTTCTTTGTCGCAAACTGTGACACGAAAACAAATAGCAGCGACGCTCTACAGCTTGATATTTTGTATAACGATATCGGACCCGGCTCTTATGTGCAGGATGCGACATTCCCGATAGAAAAATGCATCCCACGAAAAAACACGATGGTTGATACGCGAAATGTCCAACTGTCGACTCAGCCTGAACATTTAAGAAAGGCATATCTTGATTTTATGAAAAGAAATCCGGACAAGCGATTTTATATTTGGGGAACAGGCTCCTTGTACACGTCTTTGCAGGAGATTTTTCCACGAGACAGGATTTTGGCCTTTATTGAGAACGACACCAGCAAGGTCGGTCATAAAATCGAAGGAATACCAGTTGTTACCCCCATAGAAGCAAGTCGGATGGGTGGCGAAGCTATTCTGGTTGCCTCTCATGCAAAGAAAAAAATCTTGAAGCAGATACCTTATGTGTTTCAGGGTAAAGTCCAAATTCCATAA